A single genomic interval of Salmo trutta chromosome 13, fSalTru1.1, whole genome shotgun sequence harbors:
- the LOC115206018 gene encoding synaptosomal-associated protein 25-like, giving the protein MSGRMAADTPVRTEHEELQRRANQVTDESLESTRRMMQLVEESKDSGIRALVMLDEQGEQLERIEEGLDQINSDMKEAEKNLTDLGQCCGLCSCDKLKDFEESGAYKKVWGNNQDGVVSGQPSSRVMDEREQMIMSGGYIRKVTNDAREDEMEENLGHVGSIIGNLKSMALDMGNEIDTQNVQIDRIQGKAIHNVYRIDAANQKANNLMKR; this is encoded by the exons ATGTCAGGAAGGATGGCTGCCGACACACCCGTGAGGACAGAGCATGAGGAGCTGCAGAGGAGGGCCAACCAGGTGACAGATGAG TCCCTGGAGAGTACTCGTCGTATGATGCAGCTAGTAGAGGAG AGCAAAGATTCAGGAATCCGGGCCCTGGTCATGCTGGACGAACAAGGAG AGCAACTGGAGCGGATTGAGGAGGGCCTGGACCAGATCAACTCGGATATGAAGGAGGCTGAGAAGAACCTCACAGACCTGGGCCAATGCTGCGGTCTGTGTTCCTGTGATAA GCTGAAGGACTTTGAGGAGAGTGGGGCCTATAAGAAGGTGTGGGGGAACAACCAGGATGGGGTGGTGTCCGGCCAGCCGTCCTCACGCGTGATGGATGAGAGAGAGCAGATGATCATGAGCGGAGGCTACATACGCAA gGTGACAAATGATGCACGCGAAGATGAGATGGAGGAGAATCTGGGACATGTAGGCAGCATCATAGGCAACCTGAAGAGCATGGCACTGGACATGGGCAATGAGATCGACACGCAGAATGTCCAGATTGACCGCATTCAGGGCAAG GCCATTCACAATGTATACCGCATTGATGCTGCCAATCAGAAAGCTAACAATCTAATGAAAAGATAA